A genomic stretch from Lathyrus oleraceus cultivar Zhongwan6 chromosome 2, CAAS_Psat_ZW6_1.0, whole genome shotgun sequence includes:
- the LOC127121636 gene encoding uncharacterized protein LOC127121636: MHVYAKFMKELFNGKHKLKGDENVALAEEYSAVIQHRLPPKLTDPGKFTIPCSISSLKIGQTLCNLGASINLMSLSMIRKLDCGDPKPTKMTFPLADRSITYPYGVLEDVSIKVDDLLFPADVVILDMSKDVETPLLLGRPFLSTDKALIDVEIVELILMFNKEQVIFNVFEAMKHAHEDLQCYQIDLIDKLIENVSIEEKPLSPIENVFVQSIDEIEEDDNDVKVNEMVLQFQSSQLDPAYKVFEELGGSSEDKLTEPKLKELPEHLKYVVLSQGNRHPVIISSTSSIIKEEKFLLLLKENKETLGWNLADLKGIIPAIACIKSNWKKNLNRLFNLKEDYIQK; this comes from the coding sequence ATGCATGtgtatgccaaattcatgaaagaaCTTTTCAACGGTAAACATAAGTTGAAAGGTGATGAAAATGTAGCTTTAGCAGAGGAATATAGTGCCGTCATTCAACATCGACTACCACCTAAACTCACAGATCCAGGTAAGTTCACGATTCCTTGCTCTATCAGTTCATTAAAAATTGGACAAACACTATGTAATTTAGGGGCTAGCATAAATTTGATGTCGCTATCTATGATAAGGAAATTAGATTGTGGGGATCCAAAACCTACGAAAATGACTTTTCCTCTAGCCGACCGATCTATCACTTATCCCTATGGAGTACTAGAGGACGTATCGATAAAGGTTGATGATTTACTGTTTCCCGCCGATGTTGTCATTTTGGATATGTCGAAAGATGTTGAAACACCATTATtattaggaagaccattcctTTCAACAGACAAAGCTTTGATTGATGTTGAAATAGTAGAATTGATTCTCATGTTTAATAAAGAACAAGTAATATTTAATGTGTTTGAAGCCATGAAACATGCTCATGAGGATTTGCAATGCTACCAAATTGATTTGATTGACAAATTGATAGAAAATGTTTCGATAGAAGAAAAACCATTGTCTCCAATAGAAAATGTTTTTGTACAATCTATCGATGAAATAGAAGAAGATGACAATGATGTTAAGGTAAATGAGATGGTACTACAATTTCAATCTTCACAATTGGATCCAGCGTATAAAGTTTTTGAAGAATTAGGAGGAAGTAGTGAAGACAAACTGACGGAACCCAAACTAAAAGAACTCCCTGAGCATTTGAAATATGTCGTTCTAAGTCAAGGAAATAGGCACCCCGTAATTATTAGCAGTACTTCGTCAAtaatcaaagaagaaaagtttttACTTTTACTGAAAGAAAATAAGGAGACATTAGGGTGGAATCTAGCAGATTTGAAGGGGATTATTCCAGCTATTGCATGCATAAAATCAAACTGGAAGAAGAATTTAAATCGTTTATTCAACCTCAAAGAAGATTATATCCAGAaatga